In Streptomyces sp. NBC_00878, a single window of DNA contains:
- a CDS encoding sensor histidine kinase, with product MDEERLWIARELHDIVSHNLSLIAVKAGAAGHVAEADPREARAALKVIEETSRSALAEMRRTLGVLRTEGAPLGPVPDLDDLGSLTAEAGRAGVEVDLTLHAPEGLTEGTQLTIYRIVQEALTNAVRHAAPTRCRVVVETDAREIRIDIEDEGPPSVLSVPPAPRRAVGELPGGHGLLGMRERATMYCGSFKAGPRPEGGFAVPVRLPVEGNEQP from the coding sequence CTGGACGAGGAGCGTCTGTGGATCGCCCGGGAGCTGCACGACATCGTCTCGCACAACCTCAGCCTGATTGCCGTCAAGGCGGGGGCTGCCGGGCATGTGGCGGAGGCCGACCCGCGGGAAGCGCGGGCCGCGCTCAAGGTCATAGAGGAGACAAGCCGTTCCGCACTGGCCGAGATGCGGCGCACGCTCGGCGTGCTACGCACCGAGGGGGCGCCCCTTGGCCCCGTACCGGATCTCGACGACCTGGGCTCGCTCACCGCGGAAGCAGGCCGGGCAGGGGTGGAGGTCGACCTGACGCTGCACGCACCGGAGGGCCTGACAGAGGGAACACAGCTGACCATCTACCGGATCGTGCAGGAGGCCCTGACCAACGCGGTCAGACATGCCGCTCCGACCCGCTGCCGGGTGGTGGTCGAGACGGACGCACGAGAGATCCGCATAGACATCGAGGACGAGGGCCCACCGTCCGTACTGTCCGTACCGCCCGCCCCCAGGCGGGCCGTCGGTGAACTGCCGGGCGGACATGGCCTCTTGGGGATGCGCGAGCGGGCGACGATGTACTGCGGCAGCTTCAAGGCGGGACCCCGCCCGGAGGGCGGTTTCGCAGTACCCGTTCGCCTGCCGGTCGAAGGGAACGAACAACCGTGA
- a CDS encoding YoaK family protein yields MSAVLRDAWATVVPDMEDRHGPLPPLMLTLTVVTGLVDAFSYLVLGHVFVANMTGNVVFSGFAIAGAAGFSLTASLAALAAFAAGALFGGRLAHGARTHRGRVLHRALLLETALVVVAYGIAEATAATPYAGTVQYVLIVLLGLAMGVQNAAARALAVPDLTTTVLTLTITGVAADSRAAGGKDSKAGRRTLSAGAMFVGGLVGAVAVQHGGPALPLLFAALLLVAASVAAFVLARSDAAWTKQL; encoded by the coding sequence ATGTCTGCCGTACTGCGGGACGCATGGGCCACGGTCGTCCCCGACATGGAGGACCGGCACGGTCCGCTCCCTCCGCTGATGCTCACGCTGACCGTGGTCACCGGTCTCGTGGACGCCTTCAGCTATCTCGTCCTCGGCCACGTCTTCGTCGCCAACATGACCGGCAACGTCGTCTTCTCCGGCTTCGCGATCGCCGGCGCGGCCGGCTTCTCCCTGACCGCCTCGCTCGCGGCACTCGCCGCGTTCGCCGCGGGCGCCCTGTTCGGCGGCCGTCTCGCCCACGGGGCCCGCACCCACCGAGGACGGGTACTGCACCGGGCACTGCTGCTGGAGACCGCCCTGGTCGTGGTGGCGTACGGCATCGCCGAGGCCACCGCCGCCACCCCGTACGCGGGCACCGTCCAGTACGTCTTGATCGTGCTCCTCGGCCTCGCCATGGGCGTACAGAACGCGGCAGCCCGCGCCCTGGCCGTACCCGACCTGACCACGACCGTGCTGACGCTCACCATCACCGGAGTCGCCGCGGACAGCCGTGCCGCGGGCGGCAAGGACAGCAAGGCCGGCCGTCGTACGCTCTCGGCCGGAGCGATGTTCGTCGGCGGCCTCGTCGGCGCCGTCGCAGTCCAGCACGGCGGCCCGGCCCTGCCGCTGCTGTTCGCCGCGCTGCTCCTGGTGGCAGCTTCCGTCGCCGCGTTCGTGCTGGCGCGCTCCGACGCGGCCTGGACGAAGCAGCTGTGA
- a CDS encoding DUF6801 domain-containing protein: MGTDKRLATVMALAAAIVGFPGAGPAAADPVSLTLRYTCSTRLIGNVSVTVRIDSDIPKSTAVGEPTPRLVVDAAVPVNADATKMLGRIGVKTIEGTVDANASVAAPEGDIAVEFPGRVKAAVPDSGSFHAKATGSAPALTFEQPGRARITVGDLVAHLTPKDASGDVTFPGKIDARCKLDAGQNNVMASFDITGTGTGTGSGTGTTTGTSTSGPTDATDTTDQTGSTDESDTTDTTDTTNTATSGTSEADETASAATAAKPNGSLPGTGSGTNQWLIGGAGALLLAAGAGATYAVRRTRTRPGAEA, from the coding sequence ATGGGAACTGACAAACGACTGGCGACGGTTATGGCGCTCGCGGCCGCGATCGTGGGATTTCCAGGAGCCGGACCCGCTGCCGCGGACCCGGTGTCGCTCACGCTCCGGTATACCTGCTCAACTCGGTTGATCGGGAATGTGTCCGTCACCGTACGGATCGACTCCGATATCCCGAAGTCGACCGCGGTCGGCGAACCCACCCCGAGGCTTGTCGTCGACGCGGCGGTACCGGTGAACGCGGACGCCACGAAAATGCTGGGCAGGATCGGCGTGAAGACCATCGAGGGCACGGTGGACGCGAACGCGAGCGTGGCCGCCCCCGAGGGAGACATCGCGGTGGAATTCCCGGGCCGGGTGAAGGCCGCCGTCCCGGACTCCGGCTCGTTCCACGCCAAGGCGACCGGCTCCGCACCGGCGCTCACCTTCGAACAGCCGGGCCGCGCAAGGATCACCGTCGGCGACCTCGTAGCGCACCTCACCCCGAAGGACGCGAGTGGCGACGTGACGTTCCCGGGCAAGATCGACGCACGCTGCAAGCTGGACGCGGGCCAGAACAACGTCATGGCGTCGTTCGACATCACTGGCACTGGCACTGGCACTGGCTCTGGCACCGGGACGACGACGGGCACGTCCACGTCCGGGCCGACCGACGCAACTGACACGACCGACCAGACAGGCTCAACCGATGAGAGCGACACGACTGACACGACTGACACGACTAACACGGCGACTTCCGGCACATCGGAGGCCGACGAGACGGCGTCGGCTGCCACCGCGGCCAAGCCGAACGGCTCGCTGCCCGGGACCGGATCGGGCACCAACCAGTGGCTGATCGGCGGCGCCGGCGCACTCCTGCTCGCCGCAGGCGCAGGCGCGACCTACGCCGTACGCCGAACCCGTACACGACCAGGGGCGGAGGCCTGA
- a CDS encoding trypco2 family protein: MIELASVIRDLREELARAIAAAEGEALRFELGSIELELSVALERSGQAGAKVRFWVMESGAEATSSATSTQRISLALQPTLTGPTATAATVTTAHNSPYVTGRADARER, encoded by the coding sequence GTGATCGAGTTGGCCAGTGTGATCAGGGACCTGCGGGAGGAGCTGGCGCGGGCGATCGCCGCGGCGGAGGGCGAGGCGCTGCGCTTCGAGCTGGGGTCGATCGAGCTGGAACTGTCGGTCGCCCTGGAACGGTCCGGGCAGGCGGGGGCGAAAGTCCGCTTCTGGGTGATGGAATCCGGTGCGGAGGCGACGTCGAGCGCCACCTCCACCCAGCGCATCTCACTGGCGTTGCAGCCGACTCTGACGGGGCCGACTGCGACAGCGGCGACTGTGACGACAGCGCACAACTCGCCGTACGTCACCGGCCGCGCTGACGCACGCGAGCGGTGA
- a CDS encoding MIP/aquaporin family protein, giving the protein MTRNSVHGGGTSARSPRSGTGTGTGTGTGIGTGIGTGIGTGTDIASHAGPTRPTHLAWRRTLRSATLRSALLELALTALMLFAVATTVRWLMGTLDPAAGGWWNTPEGRLVAVAPLSGYVVTAVMLSPWGRVTGGHVNPAITLAMWRYGRTPGRDVAPIITGQLLGSVLGVATGRLVWGPVISSPAVDYAVIRPAVGWSWPAVAAVEAATMFVIVAMAGLGISHPRLRPFTPWAVGTMIAAQIIAFGTLSGGIANPAREFGPAVFAANLPLPLLPVYLLAPPLGAFAATVVIAVIGRINARRRHTGLTSRGACTPSAARRRP; this is encoded by the coding sequence GTGACCAGGAACTCCGTGCACGGTGGTGGTACGTCCGCGCGGTCGCCCCGGTCCGGAACCGGCACCGGCACCGGAACCGGCACCGGCATCGGCACCGGCATCGGCACCGGCATCGGCACCGGAACCGACATCGCGAGCCACGCCGGGCCGACTCGGCCGACCCACCTCGCGTGGCGGCGTACCCTCCGCTCCGCCACCCTCCGCTCCGCCCTCCTCGAACTCGCCCTGACCGCGCTCATGTTGTTCGCCGTGGCCACCACGGTCCGCTGGCTCATGGGCACCCTCGACCCCGCCGCCGGCGGCTGGTGGAACACGCCCGAGGGCAGGCTGGTCGCTGTGGCGCCCCTGTCCGGGTACGTCGTCACCGCTGTCATGCTCTCGCCCTGGGGCAGGGTGACGGGCGGTCACGTCAACCCGGCCATCACCCTCGCGATGTGGCGCTACGGCCGCACCCCCGGCCGAGACGTCGCTCCGATCATCACCGGTCAGCTACTCGGCTCGGTCCTGGGCGTCGCGACCGGGCGACTGGTCTGGGGACCGGTGATCTCCTCGCCGGCCGTGGACTACGCCGTGATCCGTCCGGCCGTTGGCTGGTCCTGGCCCGCCGTCGCCGCCGTCGAGGCCGCCACGATGTTCGTCATCGTGGCCATGGCCGGGCTCGGTATCTCCCATCCCCGACTGCGCCCCTTCACTCCCTGGGCGGTCGGCACCATGATCGCCGCCCAGATCATCGCCTTCGGCACGCTGTCCGGCGGAATCGCCAACCCGGCCCGCGAGTTCGGCCCGGCCGTGTTCGCCGCCAACCTCCCCCTCCCGCTTCTCCCCGTCTACCTGCTCGCGCCTCCGCTCGGAGCGTTCGCCGCGACCGTCGTGATCGCCGTGATCGGGCGGATCAACGCCCGCCGCCGCCACACCGGGCTCACCAGTCGAGGTGCTTGTACTCCTTCGGCGGCACGCCGACGTCCGTGA
- a CDS encoding NACHT domain-containing protein → MSATVGTAVGRAVGGAIKPYGLDPRRAVQVITTRGADGGWRGSGYQVTRNLVLTAAHVVCDATKVQVRFLTEGRRTRELYGKPVWTNLASDIALISIADDTNADGLAAGGRTVGQLAAAEVPRVGFARIEQATDCEALGFPRFRLRTDAASSDRGANAVYRDSHHARGDTTPLSNHIEGSLEISLKSSPEYDPEQGRSPWEGMSGAPVWSGGYVIGVITKHHLSDGLSTLAASPVDRWYEHLAPDEINELNSLIGLPACPDHLVRLPRSSPLPDGRPELPELREAAERLASKVAAQWRKEERRRKVHDPFPLPVRFRNAETCRSDHWAKIRDAPRGTDPGALSLAGSLDQIVEVYRSIPSRRLVVLGAAGSGKTILTLRFVLDWLDDRTPGDPTTPGDPVPVIFSLGSWDPTAISLRDWMCRQLVRDYGLAAPAAAHGGSPPGPHGGSLPGPHGGNLAGALVDAGRILPVLDGFDEIASGLRGAALKELDRTTIPLLLTSRPRAYADAVEEQRPLPKAAIVELNGLTLRDIADYLPLTSSPGTDGGLHSTVWEPVLEELRQQRRGPGAENVAKVLATPLMVAMARTIYSDTPGGKPADLLNTTTFATPEALQRHLLAAFTPAAYELSPTDGDSDSGSGSASAGSSGGRRRRHWNPDRAQYWLGHLAAHLDQLGRERTGVPARDLAWWQLGTTMRRSSRMLVIGFLAALALGVTTAIGNVPANLIATSHGLRFALVRGLVVGLLHGLVSGLIFGIVYGYVSRGAAEPSRVRVQVFGRTGGRRAKFLPRFQLGLMCGVLAALVILFLDRVVVESLGLADGLDGGLVGGLVFVPGLGVGVGLALGIMSWLEVPIDIRSGVSSSALLSQDRRNVGFYLLVWAVVFGVGAGTATGLTGAGPGDGAVWGLLIGLAFGIEAAFAGGLAYGLSFTAWGQWVALARIWLPLTGKLPWRLIAFLDDACERDVLRQAGAVYQFRHAELQDHLTQTFLAGRDV, encoded by the coding sequence GTGAGCGCAACTGTGGGCACAGCTGTGGGCAGGGCTGTGGGCGGCGCGATCAAGCCGTACGGGCTGGACCCGCGGCGGGCGGTCCAGGTCATCACCACGCGCGGCGCGGACGGGGGATGGCGCGGGTCGGGTTACCAGGTGACCCGGAATCTGGTGCTCACGGCCGCGCATGTGGTGTGCGACGCGACGAAGGTCCAGGTGCGTTTCCTCACCGAGGGCCGCAGGACACGGGAGTTGTACGGCAAACCGGTCTGGACGAACCTCGCCTCGGACATCGCGTTGATCAGCATCGCGGACGACACGAACGCCGACGGCCTGGCTGCCGGCGGACGGACTGTCGGCCAACTGGCCGCCGCCGAGGTTCCGCGGGTGGGGTTCGCCCGTATCGAGCAGGCGACGGACTGCGAAGCACTGGGATTCCCGAGGTTCAGGCTGCGCACAGACGCCGCGTCGTCGGACCGCGGCGCGAACGCGGTGTACCGGGATTCCCACCACGCGCGCGGCGACACCACCCCGCTGTCGAACCACATCGAGGGCAGTCTGGAGATCAGCCTCAAGTCCTCCCCGGAGTACGACCCCGAGCAGGGTCGTTCTCCCTGGGAAGGGATGTCGGGGGCCCCGGTCTGGAGCGGCGGTTACGTGATCGGGGTCATCACCAAGCACCACCTCTCCGACGGGCTGAGCACGCTCGCGGCAAGCCCGGTGGACCGCTGGTACGAACACCTGGCACCGGACGAGATCAATGAACTGAACTCGCTGATCGGTCTACCGGCGTGCCCTGACCACCTTGTGCGGCTCCCTCGCTCATCGCCGCTCCCTGACGGCAGGCCCGAGCTGCCCGAGCTGCGGGAGGCGGCCGAACGACTCGCCTCCAAGGTTGCCGCGCAATGGCGGAAGGAGGAGCGGCGGCGGAAGGTGCACGACCCGTTCCCACTTCCCGTGCGCTTCCGGAACGCCGAGACGTGCCGGTCCGATCACTGGGCCAAGATCCGCGATGCCCCGCGCGGGACGGATCCGGGGGCGCTCTCCTTGGCAGGCAGTCTCGACCAGATCGTCGAGGTGTACCGGTCCATCCCGTCCCGTCGGCTGGTGGTGCTCGGTGCGGCAGGTTCCGGCAAGACGATCCTGACCCTGCGCTTCGTCCTCGACTGGCTGGACGACCGCACCCCTGGTGACCCCACAACCCCTGGTGACCCCGTACCAGTGATCTTCAGCCTGGGCTCATGGGACCCGACCGCCATCTCGTTGCGTGACTGGATGTGCCGCCAACTGGTGCGCGACTACGGCCTCGCAGCGCCGGCCGCCGCGCACGGGGGCAGTCCGCCTGGCCCGCACGGAGGCAGTCTGCCTGGCCCGCACGGAGGCAATCTGGCCGGCGCCCTGGTCGACGCGGGCCGGATCCTGCCTGTTCTGGACGGGTTCGACGAGATCGCAAGCGGTCTGCGGGGTGCGGCGCTCAAAGAGCTCGACCGCACCACCATCCCGCTGCTCCTCACCAGCCGCCCCCGCGCGTACGCCGACGCCGTGGAGGAACAGCGCCCGCTCCCCAAGGCGGCCATCGTCGAGCTGAACGGCCTCACCCTGAGGGACATCGCCGACTACCTGCCCCTCACCAGCAGCCCGGGCACGGACGGCGGCCTGCACAGCACGGTCTGGGAACCCGTCCTGGAGGAGCTGCGCCAACAGCGGCGCGGCCCGGGCGCGGAGAACGTCGCCAAGGTGCTCGCCACCCCACTGATGGTCGCGATGGCCCGCACCATCTACAGCGACACCCCCGGGGGCAAGCCGGCAGATCTCCTGAACACCACGACATTCGCCACCCCCGAGGCCCTGCAACGGCATCTCCTGGCCGCGTTCACCCCCGCCGCGTACGAGCTCTCACCGACGGACGGCGACAGCGACAGCGGCTCCGGCAGCGCCTCTGCCGGCAGCTCCGGCGGTCGCCGCCGGCGGCACTGGAACCCCGACCGTGCGCAGTACTGGCTCGGCCATCTCGCCGCGCACCTGGACCAACTCGGCAGAGAACGCACGGGTGTTCCGGCACGTGACCTCGCCTGGTGGCAGCTGGGCACGACGATGCGGCGTTCCTCGCGCATGCTCGTGATCGGGTTCCTGGCCGCACTGGCCCTCGGGGTGACGACGGCGATCGGAAACGTGCCCGCGAACCTGATCGCGACATCCCACGGGCTCAGGTTCGCGCTCGTGAGGGGGCTGGTGGTCGGCCTCCTGCACGGGCTCGTGAGCGGGCTGATCTTCGGGATCGTGTACGGGTACGTCTCCCGGGGTGCGGCGGAGCCGTCGCGCGTACGCGTACAGGTCTTCGGCCGGACCGGGGGGAGGCGGGCGAAGTTCCTCCCGAGATTCCAACTCGGGCTCATGTGCGGGGTGTTGGCCGCGCTCGTGATCCTGTTCCTGGACAGGGTCGTGGTCGAGTCACTGGGGCTCGCGGACGGGCTCGACGGCGGGCTCGTGGGGGGCCTGGTGTTCGTGCCCGGACTCGGGGTCGGGGTCGGGCTGGCGCTCGGAATCATGTCGTGGCTGGAAGTTCCGATAGACATCAGATCCGGCGTCAGCTCCTCCGCGCTGTTGAGTCAGGACCGCAGGAACGTGGGCTTCTATCTGCTGGTGTGGGCTGTCGTGTTCGGGGTGGGGGCCGGAACCGCCACCGGGCTCACGGGGGCAGGGCCGGGGGACGGGGCGGTGTGGGGGCTCCTGATCGGTCTCGCGTTCGGGATCGAAGCCGCTTTCGCGGGCGGGCTCGCGTACGGGCTCAGTTTCACCGCCTGGGGCCAATGGGTGGCCCTCGCGCGTATTTGGCTGCCACTCACAGGGAAACTGCCCTGGCGGCTGATCGCATTCCTGGACGACGCATGCGAGCGAGACGTATTGCGTCAGGCCGGCGCGGTCTACCAATTCCGTCACGCCGAACTCCAAGACCACCTGACGCAGACCTTCTTGGCCGGCCGCGACGTGTGA
- a CDS encoding BTAD domain-containing putative transcriptional regulator — protein sequence MDSEPPQQLRVAVLGPLLAWRDGTPLDLGPVKRQAVLTALLLRQGALVSHEQLLDGVWGLEPPAGGRKVLPTHINSLRRVLDAEGTQPGESVIRSGKGWYRFVVEGVRLDTAELATRNDEATRTMASGDLATATDQLSAALGLFRGEPLANLPGPFAQDERRRLWERRRTLRLEWLKCLVLLRRFGDALDDLAHLSGADRYDESLLALRVRALYGCERQAEALNAYEDMRVRLRDELGVDPGEELRRVYEAVLRQDDAYLLRPVTPAAAMQVRPGSPGSPGTPGSLGLPGLPGLPGLQGLQGLQGLQGLQGSPGLPESPERSAHPARDSAPLVPAELPHGAAGFAGRTEELAQLHELLPPEQGQGQPNTVVISAIGGAAGIGKTALAVHWAHQVRDRFPDGQLYVNLHGFDHDRPPLTPGEALELLLRSLGLAASEIPADDEAQGRVYRTVLAGRRLLVLLDNAASAEQVRPLLPGSPTCCVVVTSRNRLGDLVARDGAHALPLDLLLPDEARALLSEALGADRLSAEPLAVDELIRLCGSLPLALRVAAAQLAGDPGLPLADLVTEMSEGNRLEALEQHGPDGPDGGDNSPLRTAFSASYGVLAPTARRLFRLLGLFPGPELTAEAAAALLDAPLQQARRLLSALAAAHLIEPTAVGRYRFHDLLREYALERAQAEEAAADRDAALERVLLWYLHAARTTGGTWLFPELPRDLDLGPRPDEGPGLGPDENPGLRSGPRPGDHPGMPSVAGATQWLEAELANLLALINHAARVGPRPVAWHLANALFGYFWIHLPRAAWQAVAQTVLDAATAEGDPFGQAAMHTSLGLIRSDRGQARQALVHHTRVLDISRTLGWPIGEAAALGGTSLAEWNMAQLDKAHEHVTTGLRIARAAGNRHLEALKLVILGVTCRDLGRLNEAADHLELTISLSTKIGWWDDSLALQNLGWVYWELGRLADGLDILGPEVNAPKKAGRPNARAMMLDAVAKINIELGRHDEALEQAEHAFALAKNRGRRWVQADILNTVAAAHRKLARFDRSVEVGMRSLALASEAKYRRPEADSILGLALTHMQLGRHDQARSFAKEALTLARHHGFRVVEGHALTVMCWLAESENAYAPAVALGRKALAIHRRTGHRLGEARTLMLLSRALRQRDDDVTAAPLRQQAVEIFTDVGVPPKEYKHLDW from the coding sequence ATGGACAGCGAACCTCCTCAGCAACTGCGGGTCGCGGTGCTCGGGCCGTTACTGGCCTGGCGGGACGGAACACCACTGGATCTGGGGCCCGTCAAGCGGCAGGCCGTACTGACCGCGTTGCTGCTCCGGCAGGGTGCTTTGGTGAGCCACGAGCAACTGCTCGACGGGGTATGGGGGTTGGAGCCGCCCGCGGGTGGTCGCAAGGTGCTGCCGACTCACATCAACTCGCTGCGCAGGGTTCTCGACGCGGAGGGCACCCAGCCCGGGGAGTCGGTGATCCGCAGTGGCAAGGGCTGGTACCGCTTCGTCGTCGAAGGGGTCCGGCTCGATACGGCGGAACTGGCCACGCGGAACGACGAGGCGACGCGCACCATGGCGTCCGGCGACCTGGCCACCGCGACGGACCAGTTGTCGGCAGCGCTCGGGCTGTTCCGAGGAGAGCCCTTGGCCAACCTGCCAGGGCCGTTCGCGCAGGACGAGCGGCGGCGACTATGGGAACGCCGACGAACACTGCGCCTGGAGTGGCTCAAGTGCCTGGTCCTGCTGCGCCGGTTCGGTGACGCCCTCGACGACCTCGCCCACCTGTCCGGGGCCGATCGCTACGACGAGTCGCTGTTGGCCTTGCGCGTACGGGCCCTGTACGGCTGCGAACGTCAGGCGGAAGCGCTGAACGCGTACGAGGACATGCGGGTACGGCTGCGTGACGAGCTCGGCGTCGATCCCGGTGAGGAGCTCCGCCGGGTGTACGAGGCGGTGCTGCGTCAGGACGACGCCTACCTCCTCCGTCCGGTGACTCCGGCTGCGGCAATGCAGGTCCGGCCAGGGTCACCAGGGTCACCGGGGACGCCAGGCTCACTGGGATTACCAGGACTACCAGGACTACCGGGGCTACAGGGGCTACAGGGGCTACAGGGGCTACAGGGGCTACAGGGCTCACCAGGATTGCCGGAGTCACCGGAGCGATCCGCTCACCCTGCGCGCGACAGCGCCCCGTTGGTGCCCGCCGAGTTGCCGCACGGCGCCGCGGGCTTCGCCGGTCGCACCGAAGAACTCGCCCAGCTGCACGAGTTGCTTCCGCCGGAACAGGGCCAGGGGCAGCCGAACACCGTGGTGATCTCCGCCATCGGCGGCGCCGCCGGCATCGGCAAGACCGCGCTGGCCGTGCACTGGGCACATCAGGTGCGCGATCGCTTCCCGGACGGCCAGCTGTACGTGAACCTGCACGGGTTCGACCACGACCGGCCGCCCCTCACGCCCGGCGAAGCCCTTGAACTGCTGCTGCGCAGCCTGGGGCTCGCGGCGTCGGAGATCCCCGCGGACGACGAGGCCCAAGGCCGCGTGTACCGGACCGTGTTGGCGGGCCGGCGCCTGCTCGTCCTGCTGGACAACGCGGCCTCGGCCGAACAGGTACGTCCGCTGCTGCCGGGCAGCCCGACCTGCTGCGTCGTCGTCACCAGCCGCAACCGGCTCGGTGATCTGGTCGCCCGCGACGGGGCACACGCCCTGCCGCTGGACCTCCTCCTGCCGGACGAGGCCCGCGCGCTGCTGAGCGAGGCGCTCGGCGCGGACCGGCTCTCCGCCGAACCGCTCGCGGTCGACGAACTGATCCGCCTGTGCGGCAGCCTTCCACTGGCACTGCGCGTGGCCGCCGCCCAGTTGGCGGGCGACCCGGGCCTGCCCCTGGCCGACCTGGTCACGGAGATGTCCGAGGGAAACCGGCTGGAGGCGCTGGAACAGCACGGCCCGGACGGCCCGGACGGCGGCGACAACTCCCCTTTGCGGACGGCCTTTTCCGCGTCGTACGGGGTTCTGGCGCCGACGGCGCGCAGGCTGTTCCGTCTGCTCGGCCTGTTTCCCGGACCCGAGCTCACCGCCGAGGCGGCGGCAGCCCTGCTGGACGCACCGCTCCAGCAGGCCCGCCGCCTGCTCAGTGCCCTGGCCGCCGCCCACCTGATCGAGCCCACGGCAGTGGGCCGCTACCGCTTCCACGACCTCCTCCGCGAGTACGCGCTGGAGCGCGCGCAGGCCGAGGAAGCAGCGGCGGATCGCGACGCCGCGCTCGAACGCGTCCTGCTCTGGTACCTGCACGCCGCTCGCACCACCGGCGGAACCTGGCTCTTCCCGGAACTGCCCCGCGACCTCGACCTCGGCCCCCGCCCCGACGAGGGCCCCGGCCTCGGCCCAGACGAGAACCCCGGCCTCCGCTCCGGCCCCCGCCCCGGCGATCACCCGGGCATGCCCTCCGTCGCCGGAGCCACCCAGTGGCTGGAGGCGGAGCTGGCCAATCTGCTCGCTCTCATCAACCACGCCGCCCGCGTTGGTCCCCGACCCGTCGCCTGGCACCTGGCCAACGCACTGTTCGGCTACTTCTGGATTCATCTGCCGCGGGCGGCGTGGCAGGCCGTCGCCCAGACGGTGCTGGACGCGGCGACAGCGGAAGGCGACCCGTTCGGCCAGGCAGCGATGCACACCAGCCTCGGACTGATCCGGTCGGACCGAGGGCAGGCCAGGCAGGCGTTGGTCCATCACACGCGCGTACTGGACATCAGCCGGACGCTCGGCTGGCCGATAGGCGAGGCAGCGGCTCTCGGCGGCACGAGCCTGGCGGAATGGAACATGGCGCAACTCGACAAGGCGCACGAGCATGTCACCACCGGCCTGCGGATCGCCCGCGCGGCCGGAAATCGTCACCTTGAGGCGTTGAAGTTGGTCATCCTCGGTGTGACCTGCCGGGATCTGGGCCGGTTGAACGAGGCCGCCGATCACCTCGAACTGACCATCAGCCTCAGTACGAAGATCGGCTGGTGGGACGACAGCCTGGCGCTGCAGAATCTGGGCTGGGTCTACTGGGAACTGGGCCGTCTGGCCGACGGCCTCGACATCCTCGGCCCCGAGGTGAACGCTCCCAAGAAGGCCGGACGCCCCAACGCCCGCGCCATGATGCTCGATGCCGTCGCCAAGATCAATATCGAACTCGGCCGTCACGACGAGGCGCTGGAACAGGCCGAGCACGCCTTCGCCCTGGCCAAGAACAGAGGAAGACGCTGGGTGCAGGCCGACATCCTGAACACGGTCGCCGCCGCCCACCGAAAACTGGCACGCTTCGACCGATCGGTCGAGGTCGGTATGCGGTCTCTCGCCCTGGCCAGCGAGGCGAAGTACAGACGGCCCGAAGCGGACAGCATCCTGGGACTCGCCCTCACACACATGCAATTGGGCCGGCACGACCAAGCCCGCAGCTTCGCCAAAGAGGCACTGACCCTGGCCCGTCATCATGGTTTCCGCGTGGTGGAGGGCCACGCCCTGACCGTCATGTGCTGGCTCGCGGAGTCCGAGAACGCGTACGCCCCAGCCGTCGCCCTCGGCCGGAAGGCACTGGCAATACACCGTCGGACCGGCCACCGGCTCGGTGAAGCCCGCACCCTGATGCTCCTCAGCCGCGCTCTCCGACAACGCGACGACGACGTTACCGCTGCCCCTCTGAGGCAACAGGCAGTGGAGATCTTCACGGACGTCGGCGTGCCGCCGAAGGAGTACAAGCACCTCGACTGGTGA